From one Doryrhamphus excisus isolate RoL2022-K1 chromosome 9, RoL_Dexc_1.0, whole genome shotgun sequence genomic stretch:
- the nfe2l2a gene encoding LOW QUALITY PROTEIN: nuclear factor erythroid 2-related factor 2a (The sequence of the model RefSeq protein was modified relative to this genomic sequence to represent the inferred CDS: deleted 1 base in 1 codon) has protein sequence MSIMMEMEAMHSGQQNMDLIDILWRQDIDLGARREVFDYSHRQKEYELQRQQELEEEKRLHLLREKEKALLAQLQLDEETGEYVPRPLPTAPLQCAATPLEITQDAETLSFDECLQLLAETFPVEETEDAPVRPDATAAASTDCSSSSSSSRSVVMMSPEQPSLPSLTLSPAPQPQRMSLDMEQAWMELLSLPELQQCLSQQMEDTLEIASYPVAEAQEPNYTFYPMPSLADKEKNTLNDFIHTFDGSVPTVPPPDNLSQIKAEAPPLNTNFSLNSFGSSFYPAAMLEESAGQPDVEREECNIMSDVQNLYSLSPGDTFERGRHTSSEVPDVDSGLSSSTSPRTFSPGKSLYGDEGFGYSDSDLEDMDQNPGSAESDYSEMFSLNFQPDDVQHVVPLSMLVGQPQSQKVKLPKLEKMEPAEESGHSSAPFTKDKRKRSSDVRLSRDEQRAKALKIPFTVDMITNLPVDDFNELMSKNQLNEAQLALVRDIRRRGKNKVAAQNCRKRKMENIVGLEHDLDSLKEEKERLLSEKLRNMSGLREMKRQLNSLYLEVFGMLRDESGNAISPSDFSLQQSSEGSVFLVPRTKKTFIKSKTTSSDLSVARYCVHVEALCNNFLSFTQH, from the exons ATGTCCATTATGATGGAAATGGAGGCGATGCATTCCGGCCAACAG AACATGGACCTGATCGACATCCTGTGGAGGCAGGACATCGATCTGGGTGCCAGGCGTGAGGTCTTCGACTACAGCCACCGCCAGAAGGAGTACGAGCTGCAGAGGCagcaggagctggaggaggaaaaGAGACTGCACCTCCTCCGGGAGAAGGAGAAGGCCCTGCTGGCACAGCTGCAGCTCGATGAAGAGACGGGAGAGTATGTGCCGCGTCCTCTGCCCACCGCCCCTCTGCAGTGTGCCGCCACGCCTCTGGAGATCACACAG GATGCCGAGACTTTATCATTTGACGAATGCTTGCAGCTCCTCGCAGAGACATTTCCCGTAGAGGAAACTGAG GATGCTCCAGTCCGCCCGGACGCGACTGCAGCTGCTTCTACagactgcagcagcagcagcagcagcagccgaaGCGTCGTCATGATGTCCCCCGAGCAGCCATCTTTGCCCTCACTCACACTGTCTCCTGCACCCCAGCCGCAGAGGATGTCGCTTGATATGGAGCAGGCTTGGATGGAGCTGCTGTCTCTTCCTGAGCTGCAG CAGTGTCTGAGCCAGCAAATGGAGGACACGCTGGAGATTGCAAGCTATCCAGTGGCCGAAGCACAGGAGCCAAACTACACCTTTTACCCAATGCCCAGTCTTGCcgacaaggaaaaaaacactttaaatgattttattcacaCATTTGATGGCTCAGttcccaccgtgccgccaccgGACAACCTGAGCCAAATCAAGGCAGAAGCTCCCCCGTTGAACACCAATTTCAGCCTAAATAGTTTTGGCAGTAGTTTTTACCCCGCCGCCATGTTGGAGGAGAGCGCCGGTCAGCCAGATGTGGAGAGAGAGGAGTGCAACATCATGTCTGATGTCCAAAACCTGTACAGCCTGTCCCCTGGCGACACATTTGAACGAGGCAGACACACGTCTTCAGAAGTGCCGGATGTGGACTCTGGATTGTCTTCAAGTACGAGTCCTCGCACTTTCTCACCTGGGAAATCTCTTTATGGAGATGAGGGCTTTGGTTACAGTGATTCAGACCTGGAAGACATGGACCAGAACCCCGGCAGTGCAGAATCCGACTACTCTGAGATGTTCTCCTTGAATTTCCAACCTGACGACGTTCAGCATGTCGTGCCTCTGTCCATGTTAGTGGGCCAGCCTCAGAGCCAAAAGGTCAAGCTCCCCAAACTGGAGAAGATGGAGCCGGCCGAGGAGAGCGGCCACAGCTCCGCCCCTTTCACCAAAGACAAGCGCAAGAGAAGCTCAGATGTGCGTCTCTCCAGAGACGAGCAGAGGGCCAAGGCCCTCAAGATCCCCTTCACCGTCGACATGATCACAAACCTTCCTGTCGACGACTTCAACGAGCTGATGTCCAAGAACCAGCTGAACGAAGCCCAGCTGGCTCTGGTCAGAGACATCCGCCGCCGCGGCAAGAACAAAGTGGCGGCCCAAAACTGCCGCAAACGCAAAATGGAGAACATCGTGGGGCTGGAGCACGACCTTGACTCGCtcaaggaggagaaggagcgcCTGCTGAGCGAGAAGCTACGCAACATGAGCGGCCTCCGAGAAATGAAGAGGCAGCTGAACAGCCTCTACCTGGAGGTGTTCGGCATGCTGCGAGACGAGTCCGGCAACGCCATCTCCCCGTCAGACTTCTCGCTGCAGCAGTCCTCCGAAGGCAGCGTCTTCCTCGTCCCTCGCACTAAAAAGACTTTTATCAAGAGC AAGACCACGTCTTCAGACCTTTCGGTGGCGCGGTACTGCGTTCATGTAGAAGCACTATGCAATAACTTCCTCAGCTTTACGCAGCACTAG
- the hnrnpa3 gene encoding heterogeneous nuclear ribonucleoprotein A3: MFHHVISPPPEPVDVCCEMKIKMEDCDTKEPEQLRKLFIGGLSFETTEESLRAHFEQWGTLTDCVVMREPGSKRSRGFGFVTYSSVFEVDDAMKARPHKVDDRVVEPKRAVSREDSNKPGAHMTVKKIFVGGIKEDTEEYHIQDYFQKYGKIECIDIMEERSTGKKRGFCFVTFDDHDVVDKIVAQKYHTINLHNCEVRKALSKQEMNVMSNNRGRSGGSGNFMGRSNNFGGGGNYGRGNYGGGRGGYDDYDGPGGSYGGGPGGYGGRSNYGGGSPGYGNQGGGFGGGCDGGYRGNSGGYGGGGNYNDFGNYGGGQSNYGPMKGNNFGGRNSGGPYGGGYGSGGSGGGGYGSRRY, translated from the exons ATGTTTCATCACGTGATCAGTCCCCCGCCCGAACCTGTAGACGTCTGCTGTGAAATGAAAATCAAGATGGAG GACTGCGATACTAAAGAACCAGAGCAGCTCAGGAAGCTGTTTATTGGCGGCCTGAGCTTTGAAACAACAGAGGAGAGTTTACGGGCCCATTTTGAGCAATGGGGTACACTGACAGACTGTGTG GTGATGAGAGAGCCGGGCAGCAAGCGGTCAAGAGGTTTTGGGTTTGTGACCTATTCTTCAGTGTTTGAGGTTGACGACGCCATGAAAGCACGGCCTCATAAAGTTGACGACCGAGTTGTTGAACCCAAGAGGGCAGTGTCCAGAGAG GACTCCAACAAACCAGGCGCTCACATGACAGTGAAGAAGATCTTTGTGGGCGGCATCAAGGAGGACACAGAAGAGTACCACATTCAGGACTATTTCCAGAAATACGGGAAGATCGAATGCATTGACATCATGGAAGAGCGCTCCACGGGCAAGAAGAGAGGGTTCTGCTTTGTCACATTTGATGATCATGACGTTGTGGACAAAATTGTTG CTCAGAAATACCACACTATCAACTTGCACAATTGTGAAGTCAGGAAAGCCCTCTCTAAGCAAGAAATGAACGTGATGTCCAATAACAGGG GAAGGAGTGGAGGTTCTGGTAACTTCATGGGCAGAAGTAATAATTTTGGAGGCGGTGGCAACTATGGTCGAG GTAACTATGGTGGAGGACGAGGGggttatgatgattatgatg GTCCTGGTGGAAGTTATGGTGGTGGACCAGGAGGTTACGGAGGTCGATCAAACTACGGAGGCGGGAGCCCTGGCTACGGCAATCAAGGTGGTGGATTTGGTGGTGGCTGCGATGGAGGGTACAGAGGAAATAGCGGAG GTTATGGAGGGGGTGGAAATTACAATGACTTTGGAAACTACGGAGGTGGTCAGTCCAACTACGGGCCCATGAAGGGAAACAATTTCGGGGGCAGAAACTCAGGTGGACCCTATGGAG GCGGCTACGGCTCTGGCGGAAGTGGCGGTGGCGGATATGGCTCACGTCGCTATTAA